From one Dermatophagoides farinae isolate YC_2012a chromosome 5, ASM2471394v1, whole genome shotgun sequence genomic stretch:
- the LOC124499707 gene encoding uncharacterized protein LOC124499707, protein MRDHDTITISPALFDYLLAKNNAKTASSDKKITEGEQQTPSAIFNDKIPSSSSKQSKEKMSPSAENSDRSNLMAFPTFDPNYIMRHAAFDPSILLYGIRGEYERKFQQYQQLWRQKWEELDQLNKDLHRKHSEHLQKEIDCLENQYFRDHYIHMEKPCRVHEQSVIDCYGKNYGQPLLCRREVEKFSNCVETNRLKLLKEK, encoded by the exons ATGCGTGATCACGATACAATAACG ATTTCTCCGGCTTTATTCGATTATTTATTAGCTAAAAATAATGCTAAAACTGCTAGCagtgataaaaaaatcactgaAGGTGAACAACAAACGCCATCTGCAATTTTTAATGAcaaaattccatcatcatcatcgaaacaaTCGAAGGAAAAAATGTCCCCATCAGCTGAGAATTCCGATAGATCAAATCTAATGGCATTTCCAACATTTGATCCAAATTATATTATG agACATGCAGCATTTGATCCAAGTATTCTATTATATGGTATACGTGGTGAATATGAACgtaaatttcaacaatatcaacaattatGGCGACAAAAATGGGAAGAATTAGATCAATTAAATAAAGATTTACATCGAAAACATAGTGAACATTTACAAAAAGAAATAGATTGTTTGGagaatcaatattttcgtgatcattatattcatatGGAAAAACCATGCCGTGTACATGAACAATCGGTTATTGATTGTTATGGTAAAAATTATGGTCAACCATTATTATGTCGTCGTgaagtggaaaaattttccaattgtgttgaaacaaatcgattgaaattattgaaagaaaaatga